Within Pelotomaculum schinkii, the genomic segment CCTTGTAAGGAGCCAACCGCTCCCGGCAGTAAGTAATCAGTTCCTGCTCAGTCGCGCTTTCGCCGGGCTTTAAGATCACATATGACTTGACCGTCTCACCCCGTTTTTCGTCCGGAACGCCTATTGTGCAAGCCTCCAGGACCTTGGGATTGGTGTACAGAACTTCATCAATCTCCCTGGGGTATACGTTGAAGCCGCTGCAAAGTAGTACATCTTTTTTCCTGTCGACAATAAAGATATAACCATCCTCGTCCATATAACCAATATCTCCCGTGTACAGCCAGCCATCCCGCAGGACACAGGCGGTCTCTTCCGGGTTATTCCAATAACCGGACACTGCTTGCGGTGTCTTAAAAATCATTTCTCCAGGCTCACCGGCCGGCATATCTTTTGTCCCTGTCTCCACATCTACGATACGGACATCTACATTGGGCATGGGCACACCCACACTGCCAGGCTTGTGGACCCCATTGACAGGGTTGTATGCAATCCCATACGGGACTTCGGACAGGCCGAACCCCTCAATAATAGGAGCCCCGGACAGTTCCTCAAACTTCCTCAAAATCTCTAAGGCCAGGGGCGACCCTCCGCTTAGTACTTCTTTTACAGACCTGATTTTTGACTTGCCGGTATCGGGGTGGTTAATAATACCGTGGATCATCGCGGGGACCGCCGCCCAGATGTTTGGCTGATGCTGATTGATTGCCGCCAGAATATTATCCGTTGTGGGCTGAGTCACCAGGACTATGGTCCCGGCTGAAAAAAGGGACAAATCTATATTGCAAGCCCTGCCGTAAGAGTGATACAGGGGGATGGTGGCCAGGGTCCGGATTTGGCCGGAGGGGATCCCGGCGCCATACCAGATGCCGACTTGTTTCGCGGCGACGGCCATATTGGCATGGGTGATCATGCAGCCTTTGGGAATCCCGGTAGTCCCGCCCGTATACTGCAGCACCGCGAGGTCCTCCGGCTCGACAACGATATCCGGTTCCAGGTCTGCGCTTTCCGCTAACAGCGTATCAAATCCGTATGTC encodes:
- a CDS encoding long-chain-fatty-acid--CoA ligase, with protein sequence MERPWYAFYDKEVPKTLIYPIPLPNELFNRNAKSHPDKPFLIYQDEKLSYQECNSLARRLANGLLRLGVKKGDRVTLMMPNIPQYPLILLACYKIGAIAVPTNPQFTVHELTGQFKDSGTETVAVRASFADKVIKIRNAGSTRVKRIIIVPDPGAGSNLESMPETYGFDTLLAESADLEPDIVVEPEDLAVLQYTGGTTGIPKGCMITHANMAVAAKQVGIWYGAGIPSGQIRTLATIPLYHSYGRACNIDLSLFSAGTIVLVTQPTTDNILAAINQHQPNIWAAVPAMIHGIINHPDTGKSKIRSVKEVLSGGSPLALEILRKFEELSGAPIIEGFGLSEVPYGIAYNPVNGVHKPGSVGVPMPNVDVRIVDVETGTKDMPAGEPGEMIFKTPQAVSGYWNNPEETACVLRDGWLYTGDIGYMDEDGYIFIVDRKKDVLLCSGFNVYPREIDEVLYTNPKVLEACTIGVPDEKRGETVKSYVILKPGESATEQELITYCRERLAPYKAPKILEFIGQLPRTPLGKPDRKALRVLDEAKRKQS